ttgttgcttttttttttttttatgcctatTTTAGTTTTGTATACAATTCAGTTTTGTTTTACTTGATTTACTTCTTTATCCATaggattttatatattatttagtattatagatgatattattttgcaCTTAATTATCATGCCAACTTTTCGAGTTTTCTATGTTACGACTTTTTTGCTTATAGATGTAATGAAGCTTGCctgttaaatatatatatatagataaaactGAGTTTTTCTTTACCTTGCACTTCATGCATTATTAAGATTTCACTCCGTGGCACATTTCAATTCCTATTACCTTCCACCAGTGAGGTGGCATCAAAGCCAACAAAGATCACCGGAGAGCAAAACATTGAGCAGCCTTTTTCAACATGCCACATCAAAACAGCTCGGCAAGAAACATCTGCGAGATGGATAACAAGAAAAAGATTTCGGTTTTTATTACTCGAGagacaagaaaaaagatttcgatttttatttacTCAAGAGACGGCAGCAAATATCTGAGTTCGATCCAGATCAGGAAGATTTATGGGAAGGGCTTATTGTACATAGCGTGGAAATGAGAAGCAAATAATCTCAAATAACAGCAGCAGTTGAAGGCCGCGTCCGGTGATCGACCGACCAGTCTAGCTGCAGAAGTTCGCTGGGAAGGATAAGAGTTGGCAGGAACGAACTTCAGTGAAATACTATTGACGCAATGCCGCTCATCGGTCGGTGTCGGGAACCCTTCGCCCTTGAACACGTGACCCAGATGGCCACCACATGCGGTGCAAGTGATTTCCGTCCTCATCCCATCTGGATCCGGCTGAGATAAAAAAAGTAAGGCAAACCCATCAATGATTTGAAGCAGAACACGCccgattcattttgcatttttcgTCGTTTTCACAGTTTAGAAAGCTTGACAAACACAGAGTGGAAGATGTCATCTATAGCAAGCCATAATAGAAATCGACTTCAATCAGAACCGTCTTAGTTACCTGTGACCACACgtttatttgataaaaagagAGACTCACAGTGCTGGTTATAGCTCCGGGAAGGCCCTCGTAGAAAGCAGGCCAGCCGCAGCCGGACTTAAATTTAGTTGTAGACCGGTAAAGAGGAGTCCCACATCCTGCACAATTGTACACCCCCTCTTCAGAAAACTGTCGTATTCACCTGTGCCTGGATATCTACATGTGAGAGAAACAGCAACAGATGAGACAGATCAAGATGACACTTTTTTGTTTGAAGATAATACACGAATATATGTATTGATTTACCGCACACGATACCCAATATCAAACCAGAGGAAAGAGTTGCTTCTTGTACAAAAACATAGTAGAGGAGGCATCGAAAAGTATTCAGTTATGTTCCTTTGTTCTCCATTGGTTTGATACTTGAATTAGAAAAAAGGATGAGATTGCATTCAAAAAGAATATACATGAGTCTTCAACTACTTGCATCAGGCTCGGCAACATTTAAGTCCTCTCAGATCACTTCCAAGCCATTAAATATTTGAAGAGGATTGTTTGTGTGTATAACACCTCAACAATTTAATACTACACAAGACCACAGGAATAGGATCTTTCCTTCTTTCCCCAAAGCATGATATGAGGAGATCATCCACCTATTTTAACAGCTTTCTTTACTAGTGGTTGTATACCTATGTCGCAGCACATACTAACATAACTAATCAGAATGTATCTTCTTACACAGcatttcaagaaaaatcaacCATTGTGCTCCCAATGTCATTTGATTTATCCATATCATgcgtttcttttcttgttttctagtCAATATTTGCCCAAGCAACGCATAGTACCAAAACTGCAGTCCATCAGGTGCATGAGGCCGGCGAGGAGCTGCGGCTGGAAAGTCGATGACGGTGACAAGGACAGAGGCAAGGAGGGAAGCACTTAGGGTGAGTGAGAATATGTATGGTAGTGAgtgtgtaaaaaaaaagaaaaaaaaagtaaatatcaaaagagatcAGGAGATAAATCAACGTGATCTTCCACATCCAGAAATTCAAGGGagattggaaaagaaatcaaagtgatctTCTCAGATCTACAAAATCACGAGAgattaggaaataaatttacGTGATTTTCATATCGTACAATTCCAATTGGGATTGCCTTTGCTCCCATAAATAGGAGTGCTCCCCAACGGAGAAGAACCCACAAAAGCAAGAATATGGAAGAAACAactttcttcttccaaaaaaGAGTTGTCTTTTAGAGCAGCGAGAGATCCACTTTGGCGAGATCCACTTTGGCTAAAGTTGTGAGATCTACCTTTGGGTGAAGTTGTATCTCGTTATTTATCATAGTGGAAGTTTGAGGTGGACTACGGTCCGtggtttttcccttcaccttggaGGATTTTCCATGTTAAAATTCTGGTGTTATTTACTATTCATCTTTATTGCTTTcatcctatttaattttcacagaAATAGTAGCGGGAAAAATTATTTGGGCCTTCTCCGCaaatattgttttctttttttttcccaacatgaggagaggagtgcttgaggaagagagaggcacAAGCGGGAAGAAGAAGCGCGTTTCGttgaaaaaaggagagaaaatgcAGCAGGCGCTAGAGCAGAGGATTGTGAAAAAACAggctttcaatttatttttttaatccacGTCAATGGACACGTGTTGACTTGTTAGTGGGCCAGCTAGGCTTGTGTGTGACAATGCCGATGTTTCAGGACAACGAAGTTAACTAGAATTGGAACAATGAATGTGACAATGGCGTCAATATTGTCGCGCTAATTCGGCAAGAAATTTGGCATTTTTGAATGCGAGGAGAGATGAGGGATAAACAAAGGAAGAGAGACAAAGCTGCAAGAGCAAGGCAAATGTGCAAATGACTGGGGAAGTGTATCAAATGATGGCCGGCTGTGAGGAGTGCTTGAAGAATGGAGGGGGATTTATATATGCTTAGACCCTGTTCCAATTTCGTTGGTGAAGATCTAAATGCCGATCATGGGACAAGAAAGTCTCCATCCGAAGTGTACATTTCCACCCATGATTGGTATTTAGATCTTCaccaatgaaattgaaacaTCAAGGGTTTAAGCATATATAAACCCCCCTCCATCCTTCAGGCACTCCTCACAGCCGACCAACATTCGATACACTTCCTCGATCTATTGCACATTTGGCCTACTCTTACAGCTTtgtctctcttccttttatttctccCTCATCTGTCCCCGCATTCAAAAATGCCAAATTTCTTGCCGAATCAGCGAGACACTAATGACGCCATTGTCACATTCATTGTTCCAATTCTAGTTAACTTCGTTATCCTGAAACATCATCCCTTCcacttatttttcttctacCGATCTTTAATACTGCTCGTGGTGCCcgcatctttttctttctcaaggtcttttcctttctctccgTAGCTTTCCTCACATTGCTATTGTTCCGaggtctctccttttttttcctgtaTTTGCCATTGTTGATAATGCTCTTTCGAGCTTACTTATGGGGTCTTATTCAAAAGCTCAAGGAGAAGTTGTTAGTAGTCGCGGTCCGTATGTTCGGCTGCCGAGGAGGAGCTCTTCTGCCATATTGATTCATAGTACCAGTCGGTGTTTGACTAGTCAATGttttagcccaaaaaaaaaaaaaactagttgtTGCTTAACAATTTCTTATGTCCTATTACATACTGACATTGGATTTGAGTAGTCCTTAAAGGCttgagggaagaagaaacgaGCGGGAGACGAGTTGGCCAACCTCTGCGTCCACCCACTCTCTCATTCCGGCGGCTGAGCTGCAGATTTAGAAACGCCGAGCAGCGAGCTCGCGGCCAAGACTCCAGATCTCCAAGCTCGTCAACCTCCGCGTGGGTGCAGATTAAAAGAAGACATAACATAGGGATGTCTTtgtatttatgattttccctTTGCATCTATTTAGTTAAGGGAAGTTATGATAAAGAATTCTATATCTAAAATTCTGGTGTGGGTTGTAATCAAGACATCATCGGAATTTTATATGAAATAtattgttgctttttttttttttatgcattttttagTTTTGTATACGATTCAGTTTTGTTTTACTTGATTTACTTATTTATCCATaggattttatatattatttagtattatagatgatattattttgcaCTTAATTATCATGCCAACTTTTCGAGTTTTCTAGGTTACGACTTTTTTGCTTATAGATGTAATGAAGCTTGCCTgttaaatatatatagataaaactGAGTTTTTCTTTACCTTGCACTTCATGCATTATTAAGATTTCACTCCGTGGCACATTTCAATTCCTATTACCTTCCACCAGTGAGGTGGCATCAAAGCCAACAAAGATCACCGGAGCAGCCTTTTTCAACATGCCACATCAGAACAGCTCGGCAAGAAACATCTGCGAGATGgataacaagaaaaaagatttcGGTTTTTATTACTCGAGagacaagaaaaaagatttcgatttttatttacTCAAGAGACGGCAGCAAATATCTGAGTTCGATCCAGATCGGGAAGATTTATGGGAAGGTTTTATTGTACATAGCGTGGAAATCATAAGCAAATAATCTCAGATAACAGCAGCAGTTGAAGGCCGCGTCCGGTGATCGACCGACCAGTCTAGCTGCAGAAGTTCACTGGGAAGGATAAGAGTTGGCAGGAACGAACTTCAGTGAAATACTATTGACGCAATGCCGCTCATCGGTCGGTGTCGAGAACCCTTCGCCCTTGAACACGTGACCCAGATGGCCACCACATGCGGTGCAAGTGATTTCCGTCCTCATACCATCTGGATCCGGCTGAGAAAAAAAAGCAAGGCAAACCCATCAATGATTTGAAGCAGAACACGCCCGAttcattttgtatttttcgTCGTTTTCACAGTTTAGAAAGCTTGACAAACACAAAGTGGAAGATGTCATCTATAGCAAGCCCTAATAGAAATTGACTTCAATCAGAACCGTCTTAGTTACCTGTGACCACACgtttatttgataaaaagagAGACTCACAGTGCTGGTTATAGCTCCGGGAAGGCCCTCGTAGAAAGCAGGCCAACCGCAGCCGGAGTTAAATTTAGTTGTAGACCGGTAAAGAGGAGTCCCACATCCTGCACAATTGTACACCCCCTCTTCAGAAAACTTGTCGTATTCACCTGTGCCTGGATATCTACATGTGAGAGAAACAGCAACAGATGAGACAGATCAAGATGACACTTTTTTGTTCGAAGAGAATACATGAATATATATGTCCAAGGATTTACCGCACACGATACCCAACATCAAACCAGAGAAAAGAGTTGCTTCTTGTACATAAACATAGTAGAGGAGGCATCGAAAAGCATTCAGTTATGCTCGTTTGTTCTCCATTGGTTTGATACTTGAATTAGAAAAAAGGATGAGATTGCATTCAAAAAGAATATACATGAGTCTTCAACTACTTGCATCAGGCTCGGCAACATTTAAGTCCTCTCAGATCACTTCCAAGCCATTAAATATTTGAAGAGGATTGTTTGTGTGTATAACACCTCAACAATTTAATACTACACAAGACCACAGGAATAGGATTCTTTCCCCAAAGCATGATATGAGGAGATCATCCACCTATTTTAACAGCTTTCTTTACTAGTGGGTGTATACCTATGTCGCAGCACATACTAACATAACTAATCAGAATGTATCTTCTTACACagcatttcaaaaaaatcaaccatTGTGCTCCCAATGTCATTTGATTTATCCATATCATgcgtttcttttcttgttttctagtCAATATTTGCCCAAGCAACGCATAGTACCAAAACTGCAGTCCATCAGGTGCATGAGGTCCATCGATGGATTGATTACTAAAGCAGGAAAGCCCCACAGAGAGGGTTGATAAGAGCTTAAGATATCGTGATCAGCCTTAGCAGGTAATCGATGGTAACAGCACAATCATGAGAACgacaaatgaatcattttgTAAAATGCCACAGCAGTAACGAGGGGATATTATTCTTAGTTCTGAGATTCTCTCAAAAAAAGGATAGGAACATAGTCCTTTGATCCCTCCTATATCCTGCACATGTGTATAATGTATTGAGCCTAAGAGCTAGTAGTTGAGGAGCTTGACTACTGGCTCTGCATCACTTTCATATTTTAACAGATTAAGAGACCCTTGGaacaatcaaagtaaaatgaGTACAAACAAGATACAGAGTGTAAAGAAAGGGCATTACAAGGACAATGCAAAAGCATTAGATGAGTCAGAATGGAGATCACACTCCCTCACAACAGATAGAAGTTGTTTCGAGAAACAAGAAtttagggggaaaaaagagCTCTCAAAGCACAAAGATTCGCACCAACTGTACGTGATAACCCTACAATTCACACTTTAGGATGATTTCAACACCTTTCCACgtttgttttgatgaaaagtGAAAGCGTAAGACTTCATAAGTAACCAAGATGTCGGTATTCATGCAGTAACAAATCCTGAGCACCCAAAAGGAACCTAAAAGGGCCGaagtttccaaataaaaactaaGTCTTTCCAAACACAGGATGGTTCCAGAGAACTCAGTAATAGCTAAAACTGCTCATTCCCGTGAAAAACCAGAAAACTATAACCCTCCCCAGCAGCTTAAAAAACACTGAGAACATCCTAACCTGCATTACCTCAATGGATTCTCCTATTAAAACGCAATTCACAAAGAATCCACCTCCAACACACTTCACTCGATGCACTGGAATCTGTTGCAATGTGCCGAATCAAAACTCAAACCCCATTTCTGATTCAACCCATTACATTGCAGCATAAACTTGTGAAAAATTTTCCTCCATCCCATAATTTGACGGCCCGAGACAGCGTCTTTCAACAGAATGTGTTTCAAAGCTCGCTGCTCGGTGTTCCCGAGCTTCAAGGAGACCGCATGGCAATCACGTTCAAACGAAACCAACCGAATTCAACAAACCCCAACCCAGTACGGAAAGCGACGCATCAACAAGACCAGGAAGGAACCAAAAACCAAGAATGGCAAAACCCATAATCAAGATAAGCTAGCAGTAAAACagagacccaaaaaaaaaagaaatccaaggAACTACTGACTCGGTGCCCTTCTGCCTCAGGATACGGAACTGCTCGGGCGACAGGACCGCTTGCCACTCCTCCTCCGACTTCCGGACCGACCCGGGCGCGGCCATGGCAACTACCCCGCCGCGGAAGCTCCTCCTCGAACGGCCCGGCGAGCCGAAACCACCGCacggagcggcggcggcgacgggacgagacggcggcggaggcggcttTATCGGGCGGAACGCGAGGTGGGTCTTCAGGGGAGGAGCGTAAAGAGCGCGgagcgaggagagagaaggggctGGTGGTGGCGCTGGAGAGGATGGACCTGGTGGAGGATGAGAGTGATGATGACAGCTTCAAAGCTTCAAAgcccatttctttatttttcttgtgatgGTGAGAGAGCAACAGAGGGAGAGTTCAACTGAAATTtgcgagaaaatattcagtggttcgtgCTTCTGAGATCATTTGGTCATATTTGTTTCCGTGTGTTTGCGATGCTTATGGTAATAAACTCTACTCTCTTAGTGTTCATTCTGATATTTAGTCTGCCGTTCCTCCTCTCTCAGGTTCTCGTGGAACTGTCTATCACGCTCTGTTAAATTTAGTTTAACAGAGTGATGCATGCTGTCATGATGTAAAATGCACGTACCTCACTTCATGGTATGCGTACTACTTATCTCACTCCTCTAATAGCGTTTGGCTATCTCTTATGCTATTCACTTACGGACTTCAAGTTCTCTTTATAATATGTAATGCATAGTGGTGGAGTGAATTTTACTCGTGTTGCCGACATGAAACGCAGGAGAAATGTTTACTTATTTTGCtaaatgaaagaggagattTAGTGCAATGCATTTGGCTTCTTACTTTATCTCACTGTTTGGTATAGACCTATGCGATCTcctgatgatgatttttttttttttttttttttttttttttttggattttaactttctctgcatttaatccaatTGCAGGATGTGGCGGTGAAGGTATTCTCGATGCAAGAATATTCAGAAGAATTGATAAACTCCTTTAGACAAgaggtttgttttctttttgttttactatgtCTCATGAGTTCTCTTTGTTTCTAATATTATTCAGCCAGGACATGCTGAGGGTCGCttagactttttaatttgaataagGCATCTCTCCTAGGACATGATATGCAGGCTATGTCTTGCTCTAAGCCCGTTGGCCCGTCCTTGACTTGTTAATTGAAATCATGGAAAACATTGTTATGATAGTGTTTAGTGATTGCTAGATGCGAGGTGGCTGGTTTAATTTTGATAAGGGCCTTCCTTGACAGGTTGTAATTGCAGTTGATAATCTAGATTCAGACTGAGGCAGTGAGGGATAATGGGTTGGCCTTTTAGTTGATAATGAGCCCAAAAAGTGATCTATATTATCCCCGGATGAGACGAGTCAACATCGAGGTGCCAAATGACTCCATCTATGGTGTCACTTGCCCCTACATCTTCtgattgttcttttttcttctttttccctttcctgaTAAGAACTGCATAGTCCGATGGTTTAGAAAGAACATTCTGAAAACCAGTGTGATATAGAGATGAAGTAAGATTGACCAATATGTTCGAACTGCATGCATTTATCTCTATCTCTCTGCACTTGTATGACGAGCCCGTATTTTATTATTCTATAAAATTCTGAAGCCTTTTAATGAATAGAATTTTTTGTGCTTATTCTGTAGCTGGGATTTTTTCCCCAAAGCACGGATATAGTTTATTGGTGTCAGCTCTATTAGTGATGGCAttggcaattttaattcaaGTGTTGTTCCACTAGTACAGCAACGCAACATTTCCAGTACATGTGGTGATAGCAGGTTttgatctccttttttttttcttctttttttgccaaaGGATTATGgatatttttccttatattttccaTGCCTTGATCCATTGCATTATGATTAATTGTGTTGTGTTGGATAGATGTAATAGCATGTGGGTCTACGAAAGGATTATACCTTCTCGTTttactcaaaatgaggaactttCTCTTAGGACTTTGCGATTGTTATATGTCCATGCTCTCCCCCTCAGCATGCGTGGTAACATGCAGATTCTGAGAACCTCTTTTGATGTTGCcacaaattttctcacttcTCATAGAGTACGTTCATGTAGAATTTTATGAAACCTCATTAGCTAGTTGTGGAACTAATCTTAAACCTGCAGGGAAAATGGGTCGATGTTGGCTTCTTCAGATAGCGAgtttccatttggaaaatgGGTCCATGTTGGCTGTCGGGTATGTATATCAAGTGTCTGAATTACTCTTTCTACACATGGTTTTTAAACTGCTCGTTCCTTTTGAGTTGATAACTGCTGAAATTTTTATGGCTATAGCTGAGCACATTAATGCTGTCATGTTTACCACTTATTGGTTCGTCTTTGTCGAGCTGAAGCAAGTTGTTACCGAACATTTTATCTGTCTGTTTTACCTTTAACCAATCATTTTCAGATGTAATTGGAATTGTATGAATGGTGCATGatcttcaaatatataaaagtaaGGCGTATTGGATGGACACTCATATAGCACGTAGAACTGTTGCACTTTCAATGTGACTGAAAAGAACAAGTTTTTATAGAGTACATACATGGAGTATGATTCTATTCATATTCATTGGAGTGCCTGTGATTAACTAATTGCATGCATTATCTGGAGGATCTTGGACAAGAATTGTTATCTGCAAAAGTTCATGTAAGTCTATGTCTCATTGTCGGTCTGATGAAAGAGATAAAGTAGAATTTTAGATTGCATAAATGGTGCTCGACCGAAAGTCTCTTGTCAATCTTATGATGTCATTGTATTTCCTAGGTTTCTTACTATTAGGGcctttttccctttgtaaaTTGCTCAAAGTTCTATCTTCATGGCAGGTCTCAACTTTTACGGCTTCACATTGACGGGGAAGCGGTGGATGAGAAGCCCCTAAGTGCCTCAAAAGATGGAGAATCTAGCCcttttaaggaaaataagttTGGTTAGTACCCGTGGAACTAATGATGGTATAGAAGGTTATTTATATAGTCCAAAGGTCTTGCACCCTTCTTCATCCATTGAGGATCATTATAAGGTACCTTATGTCAAGTTTGTTTGACCTTATTCATGTGGATATGCTTTCTTTAATGAATATTTTCCTGTAATGCCAGGGCTCACCCGTACACTTAGCTATTGACAAGTCATCTCCTTCTGACATAGAAGAAGGTAGTGATGGTATCTGGAGTATCGTGGGTGGATAGGTAAGTAGTTGTATCTTCCTTTTAATCCTATCAccactacatttttttttttgacaaaatctaATTGAGTGTCACCTCCAGTGTTAAGCATTGTCGTTGAACTGCCTTGACGAAGTTGAATCTTTTTTCTGTGACGTCAGGAAGCGAATTTCTATGTTAATAGCTTCCGACTTTTTTCgttgtttttctttcaatagaAAAAAGTTGGCTCTAAAGCTTGCCTCTTTGGAAAAAGTATCAATTTCTGATATGGCTTAAGTATTTGcaatttcagcttttccaaTTGTTTCCCGTTGTGCTTCCAAAGCAAGATTGCGTGGAGATTCCTTGTAATTGTCTatccaaaatgaatttatattaatgATTGACCGACTGGGTCATAGCTTTCCTTCCAAGTGTGTCTGGGAAATGAGATGGGCGGAGAAAGCTTACTCAATGGTGCTTTACATTCAGCGTGGTTGTGTGAGtctgttcttccttctttgaaACCCAATAGGCTCCTTATATGTAATGTTCAATTTGCTCCTTAAAAGTCAGGTGCCACTCTAGCTACGGCCTTCTTCCAATATGCAGTGACAATTGGTTTACTGAATTGCAGGCATCGTGTCGGAGGAACTTTGCGTTGGATGTTGTCTTGCTAGATGCCTTTGGCCAGATTGTGAATAAGGAAATggaagtttgcttcttcttgcttcttactgtggctgtctctctctctcgcttttcaCCAACCCCACCTAAAAACAACtatcataagagaaaaaaagg
This Eucalyptus grandis isolate ANBG69807.140 chromosome 7, ASM1654582v1, whole genome shotgun sequence DNA region includes the following protein-coding sequences:
- the LOC104452987 gene encoding peptide methionine sulfoxide reductase B3, chloroplastic, with the protein product MAAPGSVRKSEEEWQAVLSPEQFRILRQKGTEYPGTGEYDKFSEEGVYNCAGCGTPLYRSTTKFNSGCGWPAFYEGLPGAITSTPDPDGMRTEITCTACGGHLGHVFKGEGFSTPTDERHCVNSISLKFVPANSYPSQ